The genomic window GAGTGGGCTCTTCCCAGGGCAGAGCAGCCTGCCTGTCTCCAGCTACCATCCTATCCCCAAGCTAACACAGGAAACCTGAAATGGCTGTAATTTGGCTTGAAAGATTAAAGATGCACACAAAATCATTAGGAGAAAAAGATAATTGTTTCTAGAGTGAATACTGTATCGAACCGCTCTTAGAAGACATGTATAATGGAACATGCAGGAGAATTTACTATTACTTAAATGCATTTTCCAGGAATATATTTCCAATATAGATAGATCATCAAAAACACAGTGAATAACTTCTGTTTCAAAGTATTTCATTAAGGTGCAAAGTGTGGCATATACATGTTTGTGACACTACAAAAATGGATGTGCTTCAGGTTGTCTGATGGCCTTTGCTGGCTGCTACCCAGCTGGGTACCGATTGAGTTATTTAAGAGAAGAAAACCACCTTGGAGGAAAAAAACGTCTAAAAATACCGAGTCtatttgcttatatttaaaaTCTGAGGGCTGAAAGAAGTTATACTCCTCACagatcaaaagaagaaaatcacatttCTAAAACCCTCGATGTATAACACACAGGAGCATTATTGCGATGTTTTAATACTGTCACGATATCCTCActtaaaaactgaagaacttctgACAGAGCAGCACACTATTAGTGCACTTATCCCTGCACATGAAGATAAATACTCTAATAGGTTAAAATGATACTTCCTAACTAGGTCTATGTGAGGTGAACACATGCCCTCAGGGTAGCAAGGCTCCTAACAGGCCAGGTGGGAATTAAGAATGAACACCCTTTGGGGGAGAGGCTGTGGTTTTTAAtctcctttaaaaatgtgtaaaatggaCCAACTGTGGTCCACTTTGGACCATCTGATCTTCTCACCtcttcctgcccctcccctcccccaaagaTGTGATTGGCTTCTGTCTGGGGTTGGTGCGGGTAGCTCTGGGTTAACAGGCTCTCACATGCACGTAGATGACATTTAGTCCTCTCGGTACATGTTGCTTTGTGGGTACCagtcctccctcccaccttcggGTGTTCATCGCCATCTTCAGAAATTGCTGGCAGCTCTCAGTTCCCGGGGATGCTGAGCGTTTTGGTTTTCACTTGAACCGCCTGGCAGATTGTGTGACTCCAGAGGGGGTGGCTTACTGTTGGTGGTGTGGAACGCCCTCTTAAGGACTATAGGGCGCATCTCGATTAAATGCAATGTTTAACACGTGGGCATTGTACATGCTACCCTGACGACGGTGGGTGTCACTTGGGGGGAGTGAGGTGCCGGGGACACACAGCTGCTCCTCCCGCAGGAAGGGCCTTCACATGATCACGCACTTGCCTTTgagcttctctttcctcttctgctgCTTGCTCTTTTTCCCGTCGATCTGGAGACTCACGGTCCTGCGCTTCTCCAGGTTGAGCAGCTCCTGGAAAAGCTCCTTCACGTTATGGTTGAGCTTGGCTGAGGTCTCCATGAAGGCGCACTTCCATGTGCGGGCTAAGGCCTCCGCCTCGCTGCTCTGCACCTCGCGGCTGGGGCTCTCGTCACACTTGTTCCCCACCAGCATGATGGGGATGCTCTCCACGTCCCCTTTGATCTCGCAGATTTGTTCGTAGATGGGCTTGAGCTCCTCCAAGGACTGCCGACTGGTGATGGAGTACACCAGGATGAAGGCGTGCCCCTTGGAGATGGACAGCCGCTGCATGGCCGGGAACTGGTGGCTCCCCGTCGTGTCGGTGATCTGCAACGTGCATATGCTCTTGTCGCAGCTGATCACTTGCCGGTAGGTGTCTTCCACCGTCGGGATGTAGCTCTCCCGGAATGTGCCTTTCACAAACCTCAACACCAGGGAGCTCTTGCCAACACCACCAGCCCCAAACACGGCCACCCGGTAATCGTTGCTCTGCTCAGGCATGTTGCTGGAGGGCTCCAACTATCAGCCAGGACACACCTAGCAAAGGAACCAGATGTTTAAgagaattaataattaaaatataaaaacgtTAATAAGGATGGCTCTACCCTCTTTTGATAGCTTAAAAATGGGAGGTCATgacatttataatagctacaattCTAAATCCAATAAATTTGGTCAATCTGCCGTTTTCAAAAGAACAGACAATCTACTCGGGCTCACTGAAGCCCATCTATTCCTCTTTATTGGACCATGACAATGAGCATCTTTGCTCCCACATAGGCCCTAAGCCCAGGGAAAACATGCAAAGTGAGCCCGAGAGGCAGCACCAAGGAAGAGCAATGAGAAGAGAAATtaaccaccccccaaaaaacacagacacacatatgcacacacacatcaccatcatcagcagcagcataTCTTTGCTGTTTTACCTGAAGTACTGAGTACCCAATATACTGGtcatcattgtgtgtgtgtgtgtgtgtgtgtgtgtgtgtgtgtgtgtgtgtgttttaacaaacAATGGGAGAGGGAGATGAGTGAGGGAAAAGGATGTTCTTAATATTAATTCAGTGTTTATATTAACTCATGAAATCCTTACCCCTCTGCAGAAGTTGGTGCCATTAGCTCTGTTGTACAATGATGAAACTGGAAACGAGGAAGAGATGGGGAATGGAATGTCTCTGATGTTACACAGCCAGTAAGAGGGAAGGCTAGGATACAACCAAAGCATTGTGGATGTCAATGCCCATCCCATAGGCTGTCTGTAGACAGAGCTGGTCACAGTGACTTAGGCATTACTTGGGCCAGAGTATAGATTGTCTCCATTAAGCATGAAGAGCTAACTAATAAGCGTGAATAGTCATTtcattcatcaaaattaagatgATTATATAAGCTTTATTTTTAGGAAACATAGGAATTGGGTATTACCAGGATAGTAGCATAAACTACTTATTAAGGgtcattaaaaatgaagagaatgcAGCAACTCTCCATCATAAACTTCACCCCTACtctaatagttatttttattcagGGACGTGTAGATGTGCCCTCTTAATTTACACCctatcatatttttttcattctgtatcttctttggtaaggAAGGGCATATAACaccaaataaaatagagaattacacaaatttggataaatttttaaaactaacatGTTAATGTGAAGCGTGGAATTCATTCTTTTCTGCAAGCAGGCATTGTGCTgactttttgcttttctagttttagGGCAACTgtggaaaaacaataaaaagcttTACGGAAGAAAATCCGTTTTAGAGTCCAGTAAAAGTATTAAACAGAACTAACAATGGAAGGAAATGCATTTGTGCAGTGAATATGTTCTCGTGACAGACAGAACATCAGGTCAAAGTCTCGGACTGAGGCATCGCACCTTCTCAATTTGCCTTGTGCGTCTGCCTACAGATCTGCTCAGTTCAATACTCCGCTGCTCTTGCATGCACTTTGGAATCCCAAACCCTCCAAGAAACTAAGGAAACATCAGTGCTAACAGAGAATATAAAAGACTGTTAGGAAGCTCATTAACACCAAAAGACGGCAGAAGAGTCTGCTTAGGAGTTTGATGAAgtttaataaatgcttataaGATCATTATGATTAATTCAAGGGTGGAGCATTGTGATAAATTgttctacaattttaaaaaaaaaacctcaatggTGTCTTAGTTGGTTTTCTGtcactataacagaataccacagacaaaataattttaaaagcaatctatttcttacagttctggaggatggtaAGTCCAATATGAAGAAGCTggatctggtgagagccttctgcTGTGGCATAACATAGTGGAGAGCATGGCATGATGAGAGAGAGCAAGCATGTCAGCTAGGGTCTCTCTCGTCGTCTTAGAAAGCCACTGATGCCATGACAGGCATTGCCCAGcctcctcatgacctcatctattCCTAATTACCTCCCCAAAGGCCCCGCTTCCAAATACCATGAACATACACATTAGAGGATTACATTTCTAACACACgcacttttttttggttttttgagacagagtctcgctctgtcgccgaggctggagcacagtggcgtgatcttagctcactgcaagctccgcctcccgggttcacaccattcttctgcctcagcttcccgagtagctgggactacaggcgtctgccaccatgcccagctaatttttttgtgtttttagtagagacggggtttcaccatgttagccaggatggtctcgatctcctgacctcgtgatccgcctgcctcaacctcccaaagtgctgggattataggcatgagccaatatgcctggccaacacatgcacttttgggggacacatttaaaccatagaaAATGGCCAAAGGAATCTAATCTTAAGCTTCTTTCTACATCCTCAGAatgaagctcttttttttttttgcttagaagGGAGTTTCCTCACTCTGCTTTGCCTTGTATTATGGTTATTTAGCTCCAGACTAGAGCATAAGCATCTAGCTGGAAGAGAACATGTCTTAACAAGTTCTGCATCCCAAAATATCTCAACGATCTCTTGGTTCACAgcacacacacattctttatGAGTTTGCTGAATATGTGGTCAGCTATGTTAAGGTGTCTCCATTATTAAACTGGCAACCAACACACAGGAAGTAAAtgctaaacataaaataaaatattcatggcTACAATTATTCAATTGCCCAGAGAAATATCCATCGAGCTTCCACTAAACTAGGCTGTAGACAAAGGGCCAGGAAACAACTAAGGAGAAGGACGGACTTAAGGAAGGATCTCTATTCTCATGGAACTCAGAACCAAGTAAAGCAGACATCAATCCAAAAGATAACTTCACAAATGTTTGATAAATTATATCATAGCAAGTGCTGCAAAAGAGAGGTCTGAAGGAACTTCATGAAATTTGAGATATCAGGAAGAATTTAGGAGGTGGCATGGAAGCATGAATCTGAAAGTTGAACAGGAGTCAGAAAGTTGAAGGGCTATGAAGTTCAATGTGCATTTATGAGATAGGCCTGGGGCAATAACTCCATAGTGATCAACTCACTAACAAAAACCCAAACTGtagagaatcacttggacctaggaggtggaggtggcagtgaactgagatcgtaccactgcactccagcctgggtgacagagcaagactccacctcaaaaaaaaaaaaaaaaaaaaacttgtaaactATTTTCTTCCATGTCAGaaccattcatttatttcataagCATTTATAAAATGTCTTCTAGATACTGTGCAAACTCAATGCTTACCCAATAGCACTCATAGCATTGGGGGCAGGGACAAGCATAGGAAAATATACATTATACCGCACTTGGCGATGCTGTGATCTAGTTATCAACAAAGGCAGGAGAAAAACCTAGTGGGGAATCCAGCTCTGCCTGGGGCCCTCAGGAAACATTTCATAGAGGGCTGGAACTTGCCAGATGGCAAAGTGATGAAAGGCATGTTAGTCAGAAGAAAGAACCTcataagaaggaataaatgaaggaaatagaGCTAGTGCTTGTGCCATGGTAGAACAGCTTGTGTAAACTGGCATCCAGGAGTGAATCTGGGGGAGGGAGTGGTGGCACTCACCGTCAATCAAGATAAAAGGCGGAAGAGAGAAGCAGCTTTAGAGAAATGGCAGTAAACAACAAGGAGAAAGGAGCTGTGATTGGGTCAGGTTTATGGGACAAATAGGGGGAGATACTTGGTAGGTGATTGGGGTTTAGTGTGAAAGCTCAGCAGAGAGGTTTCATCTACTGATAAATATCTGGATACCATTCATATACAAACagcagtataataaagaaaaattctccAGGGAGAGAGCATGTAGAATGAAAGGAGAATACCACACGCCCAATCTGTTATATGCTATTGGGAGAacttggcaagttacttaaactttctgCGTTTGAGTTTTCTCAGCCAGGAAATGGATATAATAATGCCACATTGTTTATGAGACTAATGTGGGGAGTGAGTAACACAACGCAGTCAAGCACTTGAACAGCTCTCAGCACATGGGTTTTTGGTTACATTCAAGAAGGACTATGCAGATAAGGGGTTCATAAAGGAGCAGTATGATGGACAGGGAGAAAAACTCGCAAGAGGGCAACTAGCTATTAAACTCATTCAACAAGATTTCAGAATACAACATTCATATAAAGAACcaactgtatttctatacacttgcaatgaacaatctgaaaatgaaatttaagaaaataactcaatttacaataacatcaaaaagagtaagatacttaggaataaatttaacaaaagatgcAAAACATATCTGGAAATTACAAACATggttgaaagaaattgaagacacaaataaatggaaaaacacccCATGTCATGTATCAGGGGACTTATACTGCTAAGATAGCAATATTTCCAGGAAtcacctacagattcaatgcaattcttaaAAGCATCC from Macaca thibetana thibetana isolate TM-01 chromosome 15, ASM2454274v1, whole genome shotgun sequence includes these protein-coding regions:
- the DIRAS2 gene encoding GTP-binding protein Di-Ras2 — encoded protein: MPEQSNDYRVAVFGAGGVGKSSLVLRFVKGTFRESYIPTVEDTYRQVISCDKSICTLQITDTTGSHQFPAMQRLSISKGHAFILVYSITSRQSLEELKPIYEQICEIKGDVESIPIMLVGNKCDESPSREVQSSEAEALARTWKCAFMETSAKLNHNVKELFQELLNLEKRRTVSLQIDGKKSKQQKRKEKLKGKCVIM